A DNA window from Hordeum vulgare subsp. vulgare chromosome 1H, MorexV3_pseudomolecules_assembly, whole genome shotgun sequence contains the following coding sequences:
- the LOC123436525 gene encoding inactive poly [ADP-ribose] polymerase RCD1 isoform X2, whose product MAAMNEKVLAKCEQNIVSLKRKRDSPAAYHADACHTSQSHQHPTGNSDIRLYVGEDRKANIACHLSRQILQSYQNYMTSASPKRILLRQSGNWKEFPEKIVKLAQVNFRTKKSITEVGYQNQLFLLDFVHMTFIDSKSGLQRPIAWIDDNGRRYFPEVLIEDQIAYRRKDFGNGDHVYVRAEPNGTPEINDQYGASESSAESSNFESSTEEVSSAKRVRAEKNIIRKINCDNGETVGENEPHTSLPAVFSCQPQQDKLGGQSRAQGTTSVVQKMLLQGMGTAIGSKDIIGIHRTPFLNNYREDRYDLFQKQAEITKSQHGNANVRYAWLPCSKAAVDEMMLNGTLQVKKPTRCPPYGTGVLLAPANCSINCVNYSDVDENGIIYMMLCRVVMGNVEIVHHGSKQHQPSNEYFDSGVDDLKNPQHYIVWDMNLNSHIYSEFVVTIKLPSKAKDSIFTQEDCHDSSDASLVLSPSSADSVSQTSSTVGAAGACSYSDCV is encoded by the exons ATGGCTGCGATGAACGAAAAGGTGTTGGCTAAATGTGAACAGAATATAGTTAGCCTCAAGAGGAAGCGGGACAGCCCCGCTGCATATCATGCTGATGCCTGCCACACCTCTCAATCGCATCAGCATCCTACTGGAAACTCTGATATCAGGTTGTATGTTGGTGAAGATCGCAAGGCGAACATCGCGTGCCACCTTAGCAGGCAGATTTTACAGAGCTATCAGAACTACATGACCAGTGCATCACCTAAGCGCATTCTGCTCCGCCAAAGTGGCAACTGGAAAGAATTTCCAGAAAAAATTGTCAAGCTGGCTCAAGTTAATTTCCGTACAAAGAAGAGCATCACAGAAGTAGGATACCAGAACCAGCTATTTTTGCTGGACTTTGTCCACATGACATTCATCGACTCAAAGTCAGGTCTTCAGAGGCCAATCGCCTGGATTGATGACAATGGAAGGCGTTACTTCCCAGAAGTTCTTATTGAAGATCAGATAGCATATAGGAGGAAAGATTTTGGCAATGGAGATCATGTCTATGTTAGAGCTGAGCCTAATGGGACACCTGAAATAAATGACCAGTATGGAGCATCCGAGAGTTCCGCAGAAAGCTCAAACTTTGAGTCCAGTACTGAAGAGGTTTCTAGTGCTAAGAGAGTTAGAGCTGAGAAGAATATCATCAGGAAAATAAATTGTGACAATGGGGAAACTGTGGGAGAGAATGAACCACACACTTCGCTCCCTGCAGTCTTCAGTTGTCAACCACAGCAAGATAAGCTGGGTGGGCAATCACGTGCTCAAGGAACTACCTCTGTTGTGCAGAAAATGTTGCTGCAGGGAATGGGTACTGCTATTGGTTCCAAGGATATTATTGGAATCCACCGAACTCCATTCTTGAATAATTATAGAGAAGACCGCTATGATCTCTTTCAAAAGCAGGCAGAGATTACTAAATCTCAGCATGGTAATGCAAATGTGCGTTATGCTTGGCTTCCTTGCTCGAAAGCtgctgtggatgaaatgatgctgAATGGCACCTTGCAAGTTAAAAAGCCCACCAGGTGTCCACCCTATGGAACTGGTGTACTCCTTGCGCCAGCTAACTGCTCCATTAACTG TGTGAATTACTctgatgttgatgaaaatggcatcATCTATATGATGTTGTGCCGGGTTGTAATGGGGAACGTAGAAATAGTTCACCATGGATCTAAGCAGCACCAGCCTAGTAACGAGTATTTTGATAGCGGTGTAGATGACCTTAAAAACCCGCAGCATTACATTGTATGGGATATGAATCTGAATAGTCACATCTATTCTGAATTTGTAGTCACCATCAAATTGCCATCTAAAGCCAAAG ATTCCATCTTCACCCAAGAAGATTGTCATGATTCATCTGATGCTTCACTGGTCTTGAGTCCAAGTTCAGCCGACAGTGTATCACAG ACAAGTTCCACTGTTGGAGCAGCAGGAGCATGCAGTTATTCAGATTGTGTCTGA
- the LOC123436525 gene encoding inactive poly [ADP-ribose] polymerase RCD1 isoform X1, with the protein MAAMNEKVLAKCEQNIVSLKRKRDSPAAYHADACHTSQSHQHPTGNSDIRLYVGEDRKANIACHLSRQILQSYQNYMTSASPKRILLRQSGNWKEFPEKIVKLAQVNFRTKKSITEVGYQNQLFLLDFVHMTFIDSKSGLQRPIAWIDDNGRRYFPEVLIEDQIAYRRKDFGNGDHVYVRAEPNGTPEINDQYGASESSAESSNFESSTEEVSSAKRVRAEKNIIRKINCDNGETVGENEPHTSLPAVFSCQPQQDKLGGQSRAQGTTSVVQKMLLQGMGTAIGSKDIIGIHRTPFLNNYREDRYDLFQKQAEITKSQHGNANVRYAWLPCSKAAVDEMMLNGTLQVKKPTRCPPYGTGVLLAPANCSINCVNYSDVDENGIIYMMLCRVVMGNVEIVHHGSKQHQPSNEYFDSGVDDLKNPQHYIVWDMNLNSHIYSEFVVTIKLPSKAKDSIFTQEDCHDSSDASLVLSPSSADSVSQDMNLEASPALGGQYEAPMLGDSMAKAPSTPWMPFSMLFAAISTKLPREKMDMINNCYEEFKAKKISRIDLVKRLRLIVGDRMLVSTIIRLQDKLPPMAKREAANVPAAKARCQ; encoded by the exons ATGGCTGCGATGAACGAAAAGGTGTTGGCTAAATGTGAACAGAATATAGTTAGCCTCAAGAGGAAGCGGGACAGCCCCGCTGCATATCATGCTGATGCCTGCCACACCTCTCAATCGCATCAGCATCCTACTGGAAACTCTGATATCAGGTTGTATGTTGGTGAAGATCGCAAGGCGAACATCGCGTGCCACCTTAGCAGGCAGATTTTACAGAGCTATCAGAACTACATGACCAGTGCATCACCTAAGCGCATTCTGCTCCGCCAAAGTGGCAACTGGAAAGAATTTCCAGAAAAAATTGTCAAGCTGGCTCAAGTTAATTTCCGTACAAAGAAGAGCATCACAGAAGTAGGATACCAGAACCAGCTATTTTTGCTGGACTTTGTCCACATGACATTCATCGACTCAAAGTCAGGTCTTCAGAGGCCAATCGCCTGGATTGATGACAATGGAAGGCGTTACTTCCCAGAAGTTCTTATTGAAGATCAGATAGCATATAGGAGGAAAGATTTTGGCAATGGAGATCATGTCTATGTTAGAGCTGAGCCTAATGGGACACCTGAAATAAATGACCAGTATGGAGCATCCGAGAGTTCCGCAGAAAGCTCAAACTTTGAGTCCAGTACTGAAGAGGTTTCTAGTGCTAAGAGAGTTAGAGCTGAGAAGAATATCATCAGGAAAATAAATTGTGACAATGGGGAAACTGTGGGAGAGAATGAACCACACACTTCGCTCCCTGCAGTCTTCAGTTGTCAACCACAGCAAGATAAGCTGGGTGGGCAATCACGTGCTCAAGGAACTACCTCTGTTGTGCAGAAAATGTTGCTGCAGGGAATGGGTACTGCTATTGGTTCCAAGGATATTATTGGAATCCACCGAACTCCATTCTTGAATAATTATAGAGAAGACCGCTATGATCTCTTTCAAAAGCAGGCAGAGATTACTAAATCTCAGCATGGTAATGCAAATGTGCGTTATGCTTGGCTTCCTTGCTCGAAAGCtgctgtggatgaaatgatgctgAATGGCACCTTGCAAGTTAAAAAGCCCACCAGGTGTCCACCCTATGGAACTGGTGTACTCCTTGCGCCAGCTAACTGCTCCATTAACTG TGTGAATTACTctgatgttgatgaaaatggcatcATCTATATGATGTTGTGCCGGGTTGTAATGGGGAACGTAGAAATAGTTCACCATGGATCTAAGCAGCACCAGCCTAGTAACGAGTATTTTGATAGCGGTGTAGATGACCTTAAAAACCCGCAGCATTACATTGTATGGGATATGAATCTGAATAGTCACATCTATTCTGAATTTGTAGTCACCATCAAATTGCCATCTAAAGCCAAAG ATTCCATCTTCACCCAAGAAGATTGTCATGATTCATCTGATGCTTCACTGGTCTTGAGTCCAAGTTCAGCCGACAGTGTATCACAG GACATGAATCTTGAGGCATCTCCAGCATTGGGTGGTCAGTATGAAGCCCCCATGTTAGGAGATTCAATGGCAAAAGCTCCAAGTACACCTTGGATGCCTTTTTCCATGCTATTTGCAGCTATTTCGACCAAACTTCCTCGCGAGAAAATGGACATGATCAATAACTGTTACGAAGAATTCAAG GCGAAGAAAATAAGCAGAATCGACCTAGTGAAGAGGTTGCGGCTCATAGTCGGTGACAGAATGCTGGTATCCACAATAATTCGGCTCCAAGATAAG TTGCCTCCGATGGCGAAGCGGGAAGCAGCAAATGTGCCAGCAGCCAAGGCACGATGTCAGTGA
- the LOC123436551 gene encoding probable inactive shikimate kinase like 2, chloroplastic gives MAAAMSIAATTCCSSPFPAKPSRHIAAYSRAPRLPLPRPAWRRSLLAASLPASRLRLRPRTSLSASPAAAHDYEFTDTTGEVELRLDIGKLGIESSRDVFVDVDDTSLLIRAKSDGTLRTLMNVGTLFDRVKSSETIWFIDEDQLVVNLKKVEQELKWPDIDESWKSLTAGITQLLTGISIHIVGDSTDINEAVAKEIAEGIGYLPVCTSELLESATQKSVDTWVAAEGVDSVAEAECVVLESLSSHVRTVVATLGGKQGAASRFDKWQYLHSGFTVWLSVSEAGDEASAKEEARRSVSTGSVAYAKADVVVKLGGWDPEYTQAVAQGCLVALKQLTLADKKLAGKKSLYIRLGCRGDWPNIEPPGWDPQSDAPPTNI, from the exons ATGGCGGCGGCCATGTCCATTGCAGCCACCACCTGCTGCTCCTCCCCCTTCCCCGCAAAACCCAGCCGGCACATCGCAGCCTACTCCCGTGCTCCtcgccttcctcttcctcggccaGCTTGGCGCCGCTCTCTCCTTGCCGCCTCCTTGCCGGcgagccgcctccgcctccgcccccGGACCTCCCTGTCGGCGTCTCCGGCCGCAGCGCACGACTACGAG TTCACCGATACAACCGGAGAGGTGGAGCTGAGGCTGGACATAGGAAAGCTTGGCATCGAGAGTTCAAGAGATGTTTTTGTTGACGTCGATGACACGTCCCTGCTCATCAGAGCCAAGTCTGACGGAACACTGAGGACTTTGATGAATGTCGGGACGCTATTCGACAGGGTTAAGTCTTCTGAGACGATATG GTTCATTGATGAGGATCAGCTGGTGGTGAACCTGAAGAAAGTCGAGCAGGAATTGAAATGGCCCGACATTGATGAATCATGGAAATCCCTCACTGCTGGGATCACACAGTTATTGACAGGGATCAGCATTCACATAGTTGGAGATTCCACGGATATCAACGAGGCGGTCGCTAAAGAGATTGCTGAGGGCATCGG GTATCTTCCAGTTTGCACCAGTGAGCTGCTAGAGAGTGCCACTCAAAAGTCCGTTGATACAT GGGTGGCTGCGGAAGGGGTGGACTCAGTAGCTGAAGCGGAATGTGTTGTCCTAGAAAGCCTTAGCAG CCATGTCCGTACCGTGGTAGCGACTCTGGGTGGCAAGCAAGGAGCGGCGAGCAGGTTCGACAAATGGCAGTACCTTCATTCTGGATTCACGGTGTGGTTGTCGGTGTCCGAGGCCGGTG ATGAAGCCTCTGCCAAAGAGGAGGCCAGGAGAAGCGTTAGCACTGGGAGCGTGGCCTATGCGAAGGCGGATGTGGTGGTGAAGCTGGGTGGATGGGACCCGGAGTACACGCAAGCTGTGGCACAGGGCTGCCTTGTTGCCTTGAAGCAGCTCACCTTGGCAGATAAGAAGCTAGCAG GGAAGAAGAGCCTTTACATCAGGCTAGGCTGTCGAGGGGACTGGCCCAACATCGAGCCACCCGGCTGGGATCCTCAATCAGATGCCCCGCCGACCAACATCTAG